The genomic region ACCTGAGCATAAAGAAAGAATAACTGAAAATAAAGAAATAATAGAGAAAAATCGTAAAATTTTACGAAAATAATAAAGTTACCCAATCTCTTAATTTAGTGATCGTTTTGGAAAATAGGAACAGAATAAGCATCTCTTCTTTTCCAAAGGAGAGCATTTTTTCATTTCTTCGTACTTTTTATATTCCATAATAGTCGTCGTTTGTATGAAGAAAAAAAAGAGCCCAATTTCTCAATTTTAATGTGAGGAATTGGGCTTTTTAGTATTAAAATTTTCTTAGCGTTGATGGTACCCCTAATAGGTAATTTGCTTACAACCTTGTTAAGGCTTTTTCTTTTAGCCAATTAAGCATTTTTACGTCATTCTTATTGTTCTGGCGTTTATTTTCTTTCCTTAAGTAACGGGAGAGGGTGGTATGAGCAACGCCAATTTCTTCAGCTGCTCGTCTGATACTCATATCTAAATGCTTAATCATGTCATTCATCGATTCTGGGGAAAGTTTAATTTCCTCTATTTCATCCAGATTAAAAGCCTGCTGCTCAACTTGATGAGTGCTTAATTCTTTATCTAGTTTTTCAGTACGTTTATTTTGACTTTTTCCTAAAATCTGTGTCTCTACAGTGGCAGCTGATTCGACTATTGTAGACCTTAAGCTATTAGGTAATAATGCTTTTTCCGTTCTGAATAAAGTATCCCCAACACTTTTATGCTGTATTTTTTCTAAAAGTGTTTGATCAAGTATCGCTTGGGTAGAGAGATCTACACTATTTTTGTATCCTTCAAGTAAGCTATCTGTTGGATAAATAATAATACTATAGTTAATCCAGTCCTTATACCAACCCTTTTTTCCTACAACAGACTCATCAAAGGATTCTTTGTATTCCCAAGCCTTTATTACTTCATCAGCTATAAAATCATCTAAGACATTTTCTAATTTATCCTTTTTGTCACTCCAGTTATACCTTATGGATATATCCATTTCTTTTAATAACGTAGAGATTTTAAATGGCTGAGTCAATTTTGACTTGTGCCTTATTCTCATTTTCCACTGACGGTCAATATAACGTAATAGACGTTTATGTTCTTTTTGTGTTTGATGGCTGTATTGAAAAACCTTAATATGTAACAATCCGATCATTTGACTGGAAGCATTGATTAAAGGGGTAAGAATGTCTGTTGGTTTAATTTGTAATGCATATATCCCTTGTGCTTCTCCAGTATTTTTATCATAGGCTACACGTATGGCCCCGATATCAAACATTCGCTTGAAATCTTGAAAGTCATATTGTTTATCTTCATGAGTAATCACTTTCCCTTCACTTAAAGACACCCACATGCTTGATAAAGCGACAACCCTTTTCATGATATTAAAACGATCGCGTTCCCTAATTATTAACCCTTTGGAACCCATATGTTCTTCAGAGTCTTGTGCTCTTAACCGTAAAGCGTCATTGCTATGAAATTCAATATATCCCTCGTTATTTTTAGGAGAAACCAGCCATAAATAGGTGATTAAATCGAATAAATCAGCTGTCCATTCATCTAATGAATTATAAGCCGAATCAACCAACTTCAGCCAAAGGTCCTCTTGATCCTGCTTGAGTAATATATTTGTTGTTTGATTGGGACGGAGTTCGGCCATTCCTCTAAAGTTGCCTCTGTTGTCAATTAAATCAGCAGCCAATTGCCCCGCACCTCTTTCTTTAAATTCTTTCCTTTTCGCTACGATATTCCGAATCATATGGTAGTCATTGTCCATGCTGGTATATAAGTAGTCCTGTTCTATGGTTTGATCAATCGTTTTTTCATTCAAACTCAGATTTATCTCTTGAGGAAACTCATTGTATAAAAAGCTTGATATGTTCGCTTTAATATTTTCTGAATATCTTAGAACTGCGTCTTTAACCATATATTTAGTAATATGATTTTGAAAATATAAACCTTCAGTAAAGAAGTAATATAATGCCTTGAAACTAGGACTCATATCGTTTGGAGGATATTGATTCTTAACTTCAGTCTCTGTCATTTGATAGGCTTCTTTGTACCATTTGTTTAAAATATTTGGATATTCCTCATAAAGACATTTAGTTTCCTCAAATATAGCTATCTTTAATAAGTGATATGGCAAAATTAATTGATCATCAATTTCTAAATAGTTGTTTGTAATCAAATATAGACCTCCTTACCTTTTGACATTTGTTATTAGTGGCTAGAAGGGGGTGTAGGGTTATGTTTTTTGATTAAATCTTGGACAGCTTCATCTAGCAAACGAGACATAGGGATACGTGTATCATTAGAAAGTTCTTTTAGTTTTTTTAGTAAATATGTATCCAGGGTGTTTCCGATTCTTGTTCTAGTTTTTAAATCGCTCATTTCACTGCTCCTTATGAAATTCTATACATCAACTTATATAAGTTTATAGTAATCTATTTAAATTTAAAATGCACCACATAAATTTGCACCACTACGTCCAACCTGTATGAAAATAATGCACCATAACCATATTTCGTCCAAGCTGTGTGGAAAATATTAAATATGTTACACGGGTAAATAAGATTCCGTCCAAACCGTGTGGAATAAAACATTGATTTATCAACGTTAAAAAAGATATTTTGAAACACTTCCCTTAAATGCACCACAAATTCGCACAATCTCGTCCAACCCGTGTACCAAATGTGCACCATGAAATTGCACCACTACGTCCAACCTGTGTACCATAAATGCACCAATAGGCGGTAAAAAAAACAGAGAAGGTGAGGATCTACGAGAACTTGTAGAATATTGACCTTCCCGGGGAAAGTGGTGCAGTTTCATGTGATTCGGTGCATTTTTACGTCCAACCTGTGTAACAAAAAAAATCAAAAATTTTTTTAAAACCCTTGTGGCCCAAAGCCTCAAGGGTCTTTTTTTTTTGGTGCATTTTCTCTTAAAGAGCACACTTTTACAAAAAGTGAGTTCGTTATAATTACTTTTTAGAGAATAAGGTCGGAATAACAAGAATGGTTAAAGCTAAGAAGGTGAAAAATGGTCATGGCGGCAGCAATTAAAAATGCAACAGGTGAAGCTATCTCAACAGTAGAAATTATGCAATTTATGACGCATAATAGTTTACTTTTATACAAGAAAAAGGGATCTCTTGTTTCTCTTGATAGAGTAGCAGCTTATGAGGAAAAAGAGAAACATAATCCATTTCAAAAGGGTGTCGTATTTGTTACTCCATCTAAAGCCAATCTTGTCGAAGGGAAGGGTTACATTGTTACATCTTATGAAACTCTTCAAGAAAAAGGGCAAGCATTATCGCATTGGACACCTAATACCTTTCGAGGTGGTACATACTACAACTTTCAAAAAAGAATCATTAAGGGTCATACGCGAGATAATTTAAAGCAAATTAATGTATTAGGGTTTGATATCGATACGAAAGAAATTGACCTTTATGCTCTATATTTGGGTTGCGAAGAATTAGGATTACCACGACCTAATTTATTGTTGGAAACTCCTAAGGGATTTCAGTTTTTCTATGTACTCGAAACACCTTTTTTTATACATAAAAATCAAGACTACAAGTCTTTAAGAGTAGCTGAACGCTTACACGAAAATGTACGTAAAGCATTATCAACATATGTTCCAGTAGACACAAATTGTGCACCATTTGGATTTTATAGGATACCAAGGGAAGATAATGTTTTAGACTTCTATAGTGAGCCTGCTAGCACTGAGGAACTTCTGTCTTGGTCAATAAACTTTGAAAGGCAAGAAAAGCGTTCTTTTTTACGTGTAGTGTACAGTAAAGATCAACCAAACCTCGATTTAACGGCATCCGATTGGTACCGTACGCTTATATGTTCAACCAACATTGATAAAGGTCATCATAGTGCTAGTCGTAATAATGCTTTAATGACATTAGCGCTTGCAAATTATGCAAGTGGACGATCAATGGAGGAAGCATACGATGAACTGGATCAATTTAATAGTAATTTGTTTAATCCTTTGAGTAAAAGTGAGTTTGAACGTACGTTGAAAAGCGCTTATTCCGGAAAATATAAGGGTGTAAAACGTTCTTATGTTGAAGGATTATTGGAAACCTGGACGGATGGAGAAGTACAATTTTCTGGAAGAGAAGGTTGGTACAAGTTTAAAAAGCCACGCGAGGAACGTGTACGCTCTCACTACGAAGAACGTGAAGCTGATATTATTGCTTATTTAGAAAAATATACAAACCAAGAATCAGCTT from Niallia sp. XMNu-256 harbors:
- a CDS encoding helix-turn-helix domain-containing protein, whose protein sequence is MITNNYLEIDDQLILPYHLLKIAIFEETKCLYEEYPNILNKWYKEAYQMTETEVKNQYPPNDMSPSFKALYYFFTEGLYFQNHITKYMVKDAVLRYSENIKANISSFLYNEFPQEINLSLNEKTIDQTIEQDYLYTSMDNDYHMIRNIVAKRKEFKERGAGQLAADLIDNRGNFRGMAELRPNQTTNILLKQDQEDLWLKLVDSAYNSLDEWTADLFDLITYLWLVSPKNNEGYIEFHSNDALRLRAQDSEEHMGSKGLIIRERDRFNIMKRVVALSSMWVSLSEGKVITHEDKQYDFQDFKRMFDIGAIRVAYDKNTGEAQGIYALQIKPTDILTPLINASSQMIGLLHIKVFQYSHQTQKEHKRLLRYIDRQWKMRIRHKSKLTQPFKISTLLKEMDISIRYNWSDKKDKLENVLDDFIADEVIKAWEYKESFDESVVGKKGWYKDWINYSIIIYPTDSLLEGYKNSVDLSTQAILDQTLLEKIQHKSVGDTLFRTEKALLPNSLRSTIVESAATVETQILGKSQNKRTEKLDKELSTHQVEQQAFNLDEIEEIKLSPESMNDMIKHLDMSIRRAAEEIGVAHTTLSRYLRKENKRQNNKNDVKMLNWLKEKALTRL
- a CDS encoding ribbon-helix-helix domain-containing protein, with amino-acid sequence MSDLKTRTRIGNTLDTYLLKKLKELSNDTRIPMSRLLDEAVQDLIKKHNPTPPSSH
- a CDS encoding primase C-terminal domain-containing protein: MAAAIKNATGEAISTVEIMQFMTHNSLLLYKKKGSLVSLDRVAAYEEKEKHNPFQKGVVFVTPSKANLVEGKGYIVTSYETLQEKGQALSHWTPNTFRGGTYYNFQKRIIKGHTRDNLKQINVLGFDIDTKEIDLYALYLGCEELGLPRPNLLLETPKGFQFFYVLETPFFIHKNQDYKSLRVAERLHENVRKALSTYVPVDTNCAPFGFYRIPREDNVLDFYSEPASTEELLSWSINFERQEKRSFLRVVYSKDQPNLDLTASDWYRTLICSTNIDKGHHSASRNNALMTLALANYASGRSMEEAYDELDQFNSNLFNPLSKSEFERTLKSAYSGKYKGVKRSYVEGLLETWTDGEVQFSGREGWYKFKKPREERVRSHYEEREADIIAYLEKYTNQESAYLEGSLRSLAETFGMAVSTLKEVLKRSNKIIKRTIGRGRAAVTKVASRNMLFKRLLYLRKNRIKQAQLTFAELLSELNGLFQTLEIPSLEKELILNEIDLLFSQGKSPPDKLIS